A part of Gossypium hirsutum isolate 1008001.06 chromosome A07, Gossypium_hirsutum_v2.1, whole genome shotgun sequence genomic DNA contains:
- the LOC121203679 gene encoding uncharacterized protein At2g29880-like — protein MSGVPESIVPSQSSRGTKRKWVPEEDAALVSCMVDLHNIGTFNADTGFKAGYLNELEKMLEKALPNAMLKARPNIESRIRLLKRDWSIVYDMLNGQNNSGFGWDNHRQVIVAEDAVWDSYLKSHKEAGQFKHRSFPYYDQLTAIYAKDRATGKDAQTAADVLEEINAEDVPSADINEDRNEYYDCDANVSFDDMDVSATEPQTDKNQGGSSSSKRKKKNSDTTGHFSSSVNGAATLLAKNMRAIGEQISWSIASDVVVHQGIQ, from the exons atgtcaggtgttccagaatCAATTGTTCCTTCACAATcatctcgaggaaccaaaaggaaatgggttccagaagaagatgcagcacTGGTTTCCTGCATGGTGGACTTGCACAATATTGGGACATTTAACGCTGATacggggttcaaagccggttactTAAACGAGTTAGAAAAAATGTTAGAGAAGGCTTTACCTAATGCGATGTTGAAGGCAAGACCTAATATCGAGTCAAGGATTAGGTTACTGAAAAGAGATTGGTCAATAgtgtatgacatgcttaatggccaaaacaatagcggttttggttgggacaaCCATAGGCAGGTcattgttgctgaagatgcggtctGGGACTCTTATTTAAAG agtcataaagaagccgGTCAGTTCAAACATCGTAGTTTCCCTTACTACGACCaacttactgccatatacgcaaaagatcgagcgactgggaaagacgctcaaacagccgctgacgttcttgaagaaataaatgctgaGGATGTACCTTCTGCAGATATTAATGAAGACAGAAACGAATACTATGATTGCGATGCTAATGTCTCTTtcgatgacatggatgtttctgccaCGGAGCCGCAAACAGACAaaaaccaagggggttcctcatcttcaaagaggaaaaaaaagaattCTGATACAACtggtcatttttcttcttcagttAATGgtgctgccactttattggctAAAAACATGCGGGCAATTGGCGAACAAATCAGTtggagtattgcctccgatgtgGTAGTTCACCAGGGCATCCAATAG